Proteins from a single region of Dysosmobacter acutus:
- a CDS encoding DUF4177 domain-containing protein has product MKRYEYVNVHIGKFCGAKSEEHRAIIDEYAGKGYRYVGYIPTNISDYGKIKDMDLVFEMDC; this is encoded by the coding sequence ATGAAAAGATATGAGTATGTGAATGTTCATATTGGAAAATTCTGCGGTGCAAAATCAGAAGAGCATCGGGCGATTATTGATGAATATGCAGGAAAAGGATATCGCTATGTAGGGTATATTCCCACAAATATCAGTGATTATGGAAAAATTAAAGATATGGATTTGGTTTTTGAAATGGACTGTTAA
- a CDS encoding TIGR03960 family B12-binding radical SAM protein yields MDKRLERILPRVQKPARYVGGEYNAVEKDKAEVDVRFAFCFPDTYEIGMSNLGMRILYGIMNNMDGVWCERVFAPWGDMEEEMRKAGIPLYGLESGDPIRDFDIIGFSVGYEMAFPGILNMLDLAGVPVRAADRKALSPLVIAGGTAMYNAEPVADFIDIVSLGEGEDVTVELIELYRRAKQEGWDKHRLLVEAAQVPGLYVPSLYEIRYHEDGTVAEILPRHGAPRQVTKRIVEDMDKAYYPTHTVVPSTEIVQDRTTLELFRGCIRGCRFCQAGYVYRPVRSRSKDLCAAYAMEALSDSGYEEMTLSSLSTSDYPPLVDLCDDLEEFCDKRHIHLSLPSLRADNFSMALMQRLQKGRKAGLTFAPEAGTQRLRDAINKNLTEEDLLQSCRTAFEGGFSAVKLYFMLGLPTETDEDVLGIAEIAAHVMHTWREYASNKARGIRITVSTSWFVPKPHSAFQWEPQISKEEYERRVKLLREAIRTKTVTYNWHDSDTSFMEAVLARGDRRMCAVLESVWRKGARLDAWEEYFSLERWLEAFEECGLDPHFYANRTREKDELMPWDMISSGVTKDFLWRERERAHRSETTPDCRTQCSGCGANRLVGGKCDV; encoded by the coding sequence GTGGACAAGAGACTGGAACGCATCCTGCCCCGGGTGCAGAAGCCTGCGCGCTATGTGGGCGGCGAGTATAACGCGGTGGAGAAAGACAAGGCGGAAGTGGATGTCCGCTTTGCATTCTGCTTCCCCGACACCTATGAGATCGGCATGTCCAATTTGGGGATGCGGATCTTATACGGCATTATGAACAACATGGACGGAGTCTGGTGTGAGCGGGTATTCGCTCCCTGGGGAGACATGGAGGAGGAGATGCGCAAAGCGGGCATCCCGCTCTATGGGCTGGAGTCCGGCGACCCCATCCGGGACTTTGACATCATCGGGTTTTCCGTGGGTTACGAGATGGCCTTCCCCGGTATTTTGAACATGCTGGATTTGGCCGGCGTGCCGGTGCGCGCGGCGGACCGGAAGGCCCTGTCCCCGCTGGTGATCGCCGGCGGCACCGCCATGTACAATGCGGAGCCGGTGGCGGATTTCATCGACATCGTCTCCCTTGGCGAGGGGGAGGATGTGACGGTGGAGCTCATTGAGCTTTACCGCAGGGCCAAACAGGAGGGCTGGGACAAGCACCGTCTGCTGGTGGAGGCCGCCCAGGTGCCCGGCCTCTATGTGCCCAGTCTCTACGAAATCCGTTATCACGAGGACGGCACCGTGGCGGAGATTCTCCCCCGCCACGGCGCGCCCCGGCAAGTGACCAAGCGGATTGTGGAGGACATGGACAAGGCCTATTACCCCACCCACACCGTGGTGCCCTCCACGGAGATTGTCCAGGACCGCACCACGCTGGAGCTTTTCCGGGGATGCATCCGGGGCTGCCGGTTCTGCCAGGCCGGATATGTGTACCGTCCGGTGCGCAGCCGCAGCAAGGACCTCTGCGCGGCCTACGCCATGGAGGCCCTCAGCGACTCCGGCTACGAGGAGATGACGCTCTCCAGCCTCTCCACCAGCGACTATCCGCCCCTGGTGGATTTGTGCGACGATTTGGAGGAGTTCTGCGACAAGCGTCACATCCATCTCTCGCTTCCCTCGTTGCGGGCGGACAACTTCTCCATGGCCCTGATGCAGCGGCTGCAAAAGGGCCGCAAGGCGGGGTTGACCTTTGCGCCGGAGGCCGGCACCCAGCGGCTGCGGGACGCCATCAACAAGAACCTGACGGAGGAAGACCTGCTGCAAAGCTGCCGCACCGCCTTCGAGGGCGGCTTCAGCGCGGTGAAGCTTTACTTCATGTTGGGACTGCCCACGGAGACCGACGAGGATGTGTTAGGCATTGCGGAGATCGCGGCCCATGTGATGCACACCTGGCGGGAGTATGCCTCCAACAAGGCCCGGGGCATCCGGATCACCGTTTCCACCTCCTGGTTTGTGCCCAAGCCCCACAGCGCCTTCCAGTGGGAGCCCCAGATTTCCAAGGAGGAGTATGAGCGGCGGGTCAAACTGCTGCGGGAGGCCATCCGCACCAAGACGGTGACCTACAACTGGCACGATTCCGACACCAGCTTCATGGAGGCTGTGCTGGCCCGGGGCGACCGGCGCATGTGCGCCGTCCTTGAGTCCGTCTGGCGCAAGGGCGCCCGCCTGGACGCCTGGGAGGAGTACTTTTCCCTGGAGCGCTGGCTGGAAGCCTTTGAAGAGTGCGGCCTGGACCCCCATTTTTACGCCAACCGGACCAGAGAGAAGGATGAGCTGATGCCCTGGGACATGATCTCCAGTGGCGTCACAAAGGATTTCCTCTGGCGGGAGCGGGAGCGGGCCCACCGCTCCGAGACCACGCCGGACTGCCGTACCCAGTGCAGCGGCTGCGGCGCAAACCGTCTGGTAGGAGGGAAGTGCGATGTCTAA
- a CDS encoding TIGR03936 family radical SAM-associated protein, whose protein sequence is MSKLRLLFVKEAQASYISHLDLMRTFQRVFPRTGLEISHSQGFHPHPILSIVLPLPVGQSSQCELLDFTVEQETDGAGVPELLNPGFPKGLRVLECYPAVRPVKELASIRAKVEFLYDNGVPPDTVEQLGGLFSRESIVIQKKTKRRALADVDIRPMIRELTFTEREQAVKALAVVQAQNPGLNPALLGEAIRRELPECAPDFVRVRRLELIDQEGAIFR, encoded by the coding sequence ATGTCTAAGCTGCGTCTTCTGTTTGTAAAAGAGGCTCAGGCCAGCTACATCTCCCACCTGGACCTGATGCGCACCTTTCAGCGGGTCTTTCCCCGAACGGGACTGGAGATCAGCCATTCCCAGGGGTTCCACCCTCATCCCATTTTGTCCATTGTGCTGCCCCTGCCCGTGGGGCAGAGCAGCCAGTGCGAGCTGCTGGACTTCACCGTGGAGCAGGAGACAGACGGCGCCGGCGTGCCGGAGCTGTTGAACCCGGGGTTTCCCAAGGGGCTGCGTGTATTGGAGTGTTATCCGGCGGTGCGACCGGTCAAAGAGCTTGCCAGCATCCGGGCGAAAGTGGAATTCCTTTACGATAACGGCGTGCCGCCCGACACTGTGGAGCAGCTTGGCGGCCTTTTCTCCCGGGAGTCCATTGTGATCCAGAAGAAGACAAAGCGCCGCGCTCTGGCGGATGTGGACATTCGACCCATGATTCGGGAGCTGACGTTTACGGAGCGGGAGCAGGCCGTCAAGGCTCTGGCTGTGGTCCAAGCTCAGAACCCGGGGCTGAACCCGGCATTGTTGGGGGAGGCGATCCGCAGGGAGCTGCCGGAGTGCGCGCCGGACTTTGTCCGGGTGCGCCGTCTGGAGCTGATAGATCAGGAAGGAGCCATTTTTCGCTGA
- the rplS gene encoding 50S ribosomal protein L19: MDLIKELNKQQLAAEVSSPDVGDTVRVHVKIKEGSRERIQVFEGTVIAKKHGGIEETITVRRVSYGIGVEKIFPLHSPSIAQIENVRHGSVRRAKLYYLRDRVGKSAKIKEKL; this comes from the coding sequence ATGGATCTGATTAAAGAATTGAACAAGCAGCAGCTTGCTGCCGAAGTGTCTTCCCCGGATGTGGGCGACACGGTCCGCGTCCACGTGAAGATCAAGGAAGGCTCCCGCGAGAGAATCCAGGTCTTCGAGGGAACCGTCATTGCCAAAAAGCATGGCGGCATTGAAGAGACCATCACCGTTCGCCGCGTGTCCTATGGCATCGGCGTGGAGAAGATCTTCCCCCTGCACTCCCCCTCCATTGCCCAGATCGAGAACGTGCGCCACGGCAGCGTCCGCCGCGCAAAGCTCTACTATCTGCGCGACCGTGTGGGCAAGAGCGCCAAGATCAAGGAAAAGCTTTAA
- the lepB gene encoding signal peptidase I, with the protein MDEREIRTDPGEGNDKKESWSLFEWFQALVCSVLVVVLLFTFVIRLIGVDGLSMVPTLQHGDRLLVVNSLLYHDYRQGDIVIARKESLTSDPIVKRVIAVGGQKVDIDFSTGTVYVDDVPLKEDYINELTLTDEGTRFPLWVPEGSVFLMGDNRNHSSDSRSGRLGTVDTRYLIGKAVLLLYPGEDSVSGKREFSRIGLIG; encoded by the coding sequence ATGGATGAAAGAGAGATCCGAACCGATCCGGGCGAGGGAAATGACAAGAAGGAGAGCTGGAGCCTTTTTGAGTGGTTTCAGGCCCTGGTGTGCTCTGTTCTTGTGGTGGTGCTGCTATTCACCTTTGTCATCCGGCTCATTGGCGTGGACGGCCTTTCCATGGTGCCGACCCTCCAGCACGGGGACCGGCTTTTGGTGGTGAACTCTCTGCTGTACCACGACTACCGGCAGGGGGACATTGTCATCGCCCGGAAGGAGAGCCTCACCTCCGATCCCATTGTCAAACGGGTCATTGCGGTGGGCGGGCAGAAGGTGGATATCGACTTTTCAACAGGCACCGTCTATGTGGACGACGTGCCGCTGAAGGAGGACTACATCAACGAGCTCACCCTGACCGACGAGGGAACGCGGTTCCCGCTTTGGGTGCCGGAGGGATCGGTCTTTCTCATGGGCGACAACCGCAACCACAGCAGCGACAGCCGAAGCGGGCGATTGGGCACGGTGGACACCCGGTACCTGATCGGCAAAGCAGTGCTGCTGCTCTATCCCGGCGAGGATTCGGTCAGCGGGAAACGGGAATTTTCCCGCATCGGCCTGATAGGATAG
- the ylqF gene encoding ribosome biogenesis GTPase YlqF: MENKMTIQWYPGHMTKTRRMIAEQIRNVDAVCEILDARIPISSRNPDVDELTAGKPRLVVLNRVDQADPTLTRRWAAYFRSKGYAVLESNARQGVGTGKFAAAIRELLADKLRAYAEKGQVGRVVRVMILGIPNVGKSTFINQVAGRKTARAEDRPGVTRGKQWVPVDRQLELLDTPGILWPKFEDQSVGLHLAYTGAVKDEILDIETLGCHLMSYLGAHYPDALRTGYKLPDLPEREAEENDVAYGYRLLRSAGRKRGFLISGGEIDTERMAKILLDEFRGGKLGSFTMESPEEIKE; the protein is encoded by the coding sequence ATGGAAAACAAAATGACTATCCAGTGGTATCCCGGGCACATGACCAAGACCCGGCGCATGATTGCGGAGCAGATCAGAAACGTGGACGCGGTCTGCGAGATATTGGACGCGCGGATCCCCATCTCCAGCCGGAACCCGGATGTGGATGAACTGACGGCGGGGAAGCCCCGGCTGGTGGTTTTAAACCGCGTGGATCAGGCCGACCCAACCCTCACCCGCCGCTGGGCCGCTTATTTCCGCTCCAAGGGCTATGCGGTGCTGGAATCCAACGCCAGGCAGGGCGTCGGAACCGGGAAATTTGCCGCCGCCATCCGGGAGCTTTTGGCGGACAAGCTGCGCGCCTATGCGGAAAAGGGCCAGGTGGGCCGGGTGGTGCGGGTGATGATCTTAGGCATCCCCAATGTGGGAAAATCCACTTTCATCAATCAGGTGGCGGGACGGAAGACGGCCAGGGCCGAGGACCGGCCCGGCGTCACCCGGGGAAAGCAGTGGGTGCCGGTGGACCGCCAGCTGGAGCTGCTGGACACGCCGGGCATTCTCTGGCCCAAGTTTGAGGATCAGAGCGTGGGGCTGCACCTGGCTTACACGGGCGCGGTGAAAGATGAAATCCTGGACATTGAAACCCTGGGCTGCCATCTGATGTCCTATCTTGGCGCCCACTACCCGGACGCGCTGCGGACGGGATATAAGCTGCCTGATCTGCCGGAACGGGAGGCGGAGGAAAACGATGTGGCCTATGGCTACCGGCTGCTCCGCTCCGCCGGAAGAAAGCGGGGCTTTCTCATCTCAGGCGGAGAGATCGACACGGAGCGCATGGCGAAAATCCTGCTGGATGAATTCAGAGGAGGCAAGTTAGGTTCCTTTACAATGGAATCGCCAGAGGAGATTAAGGAATAA
- a CDS encoding ribonuclease HII yields the protein MNGWIFEEEQWSSGVRSVCGVDEAGAGPLAGPVYAAAVILPPHTEIEGLDDSKKLTERRREALFSVIQERALAWSVAFVEAEEIDRIDILNARIKAMQLAIDGLAVPAELALVDGNRDHGSLSALTTPHQLIVKGDSRSASIAAASILAKVSRDRFLTGVLDRAYPQYQFARHKGYGTKLHYEMLDQYGPSPVHRLSFLKKWERRR from the coding sequence ATGAACGGTTGGATATTTGAAGAGGAGCAGTGGAGCAGCGGCGTCCGCTCCGTCTGCGGCGTAGACGAGGCGGGAGCGGGACCTCTGGCAGGGCCGGTGTATGCCGCGGCCGTGATCCTGCCGCCCCACACGGAAATCGAGGGGCTGGACGACTCCAAAAAGCTGACGGAGCGCAGGCGCGAGGCGCTGTTTTCGGTCATCCAGGAGCGGGCGCTGGCCTGGTCGGTGGCCTTTGTGGAGGCGGAGGAGATCGACCGCATCGACATCCTCAACGCCCGTATCAAGGCCATGCAGCTGGCGATAGACGGGCTGGCCGTCCCGGCGGAGCTTGCCCTGGTGGACGGGAACCGGGACCACGGCAGCCTCAGCGCGCTGACCACGCCCCACCAGCTGATCGTCAAAGGCGACAGCCGCAGCGCCTCCATCGCGGCCGCGTCCATTTTGGCCAAGGTGAGCCGGGACCGCTTTTTGACCGGCGTGCTGGACCGGGCGTATCCCCAGTACCAGTTTGCACGCCACAAGGGCTACGGTACGAAGCTGCACTATGAGATGCTGGATCAATATGGGCCCTCGCCGGTGCACCGCCTGAGCTTTCTGAAAAAGTGGGAGAGGCGGCGATGA
- a CDS encoding YraN family protein, whose amino-acid sequence MKGLGDFGEAVTARYLRKKGYILRSSQWRCRFGEIDIVAEKAGVLCIVEVKLRGNLSRGLPREAVDWRKQRKLRTAASCYVSAYGLDLPVRFDVAEVYTDGKGGVTDFQYIENAFTCD is encoded by the coding sequence ATGAAGGGACTGGGCGATTTTGGAGAGGCTGTGACCGCCCGCTATCTCCGGAAAAAGGGCTATATCCTCCGCTCCAGCCAGTGGCGCTGCCGGTTTGGGGAGATCGACATCGTGGCGGAGAAGGCGGGCGTGCTGTGCATCGTGGAGGTCAAGCTGCGCGGCAATCTCTCCCGCGGTCTGCCGCGGGAGGCAGTGGACTGGCGCAAGCAGCGGAAGCTGCGCACCGCCGCCTCCTGCTATGTGAGCGCTTATGGGCTGGACCTTCCGGTGCGCTTTGACGTGGCCGAGGTCTATACCGATGGCAAAGGGGGAGTCACCGACTTCCAATACATAGAAAACGCGTTTACCTGTGACTGA
- the thrC gene encoding threonine synthase has product MKYYSTRDNKLRISAAEAIKMGLSRDGGLLTPCEIPQIDEAFLKKLLPMRYQDRSAAVMGLYLEDYSPRELTAFAENAYGPDKYDSSAVAPVRTVDGRTHCLELWHGPTSAFKDMALQMLPQLLSAALRKTGEEKTVCILVATSGDTGKAAMEGFADVPQTKILVFYPKDGVSAIQELQMVTQAGDNVGVCAVVGNFDDAQTGVKRIFSDAAMRETLEGRGYFLSSANSINWGRILPQVVYYISAYCDLVRDGKISMGDKVNFCVPTGNFGDILAAYYAQRMGLPVGRLICASNCNDVLTDFLRTGVYDRNRPFHTTMSPSMDILISSNLERLLFDLSGQDDAPVKEYMAQLAQSGRYEVSGAVREKLRSLFWGGFCGEEDTAATIARYYRDHRYLIDTHTAVAVQVMEQYRRATGDETVTVFVSTASPYKFCNHVLTAIGETPESQGVELIGQLQSATGVAAPRRLAELKGKERRFDRCTEKGGMDGVVLSFLS; this is encoded by the coding sequence ATGAAGTACTATTCCACCCGCGACAACAAGCTGCGCATCAGCGCGGCGGAGGCCATCAAGATGGGGCTGAGCCGGGACGGCGGACTGCTGACACCGTGTGAAATCCCGCAGATTGACGAGGCGTTTTTGAAAAAGCTGCTGCCCATGCGCTACCAGGACCGCTCAGCGGCGGTGATGGGGCTCTATCTGGAGGACTACTCCCCCCGGGAACTGACGGCCTTTGCTGAGAACGCCTACGGCCCTGACAAATATGATTCTTCCGCCGTGGCGCCGGTGCGCACGGTGGACGGGCGTACCCACTGCCTGGAGCTCTGGCACGGCCCCACCTCCGCATTCAAGGACATGGCGCTTCAGATGCTGCCACAGCTGCTCTCCGCAGCCCTCCGGAAGACCGGGGAGGAGAAGACCGTGTGCATCCTGGTGGCCACCTCCGGCGACACGGGAAAGGCGGCCATGGAGGGCTTCGCCGACGTGCCTCAGACCAAAATCCTGGTGTTCTACCCCAAAGACGGCGTCTCCGCCATCCAGGAGCTCCAGATGGTCACCCAGGCGGGGGACAACGTGGGCGTGTGCGCCGTGGTGGGCAATTTTGACGACGCCCAGACCGGTGTCAAGCGCATCTTCTCCGATGCGGCCATGCGGGAGACGCTGGAGGGAAGGGGGTATTTTCTCTCCTCGGCCAACTCCATCAACTGGGGACGCATCCTGCCCCAGGTGGTCTATTACATCTCCGCATACTGTGACTTGGTCCGGGATGGAAAGATATCCATGGGGGACAAGGTGAACTTCTGCGTTCCCACCGGGAATTTCGGAGATATTCTGGCCGCCTACTATGCACAGCGCATGGGCTTGCCGGTGGGCAGGCTGATCTGCGCCTCCAACTGCAACGACGTGCTCACGGATTTCCTGCGCACCGGCGTCTACGACCGCAATCGGCCCTTCCACACCACCATGAGCCCCTCCATGGATATTCTGATCTCCAGCAATTTAGAGCGCCTGCTTTTTGACCTCTCCGGTCAGGATGACGCTCCGGTGAAGGAGTACATGGCCCAGCTTGCGCAGAGCGGCCGCTACGAGGTGAGCGGCGCGGTCCGGGAGAAGCTCCGGTCCCTCTTCTGGGGCGGGTTCTGCGGCGAGGAGGACACTGCCGCCACCATCGCCCGGTACTACCGGGACCACCGCTACCTCATCGACACCCACACCGCCGTGGCGGTCCAGGTCATGGAGCAGTACCGCCGGGCCACCGGCGATGAGACGGTGACGGTGTTTGTATCCACCGCCTCGCCCTATAAGTTCTGCAACCACGTGCTCACTGCCATCGGCGAGACGCCGGAGAGTCAGGGCGTGGAGCTGATCGGCCAGCTCCAGTCGGCCACCGGTGTGGCCGCGCCCCGCCGCCTTGCGGAGCTGAAGGGGAAGGAACGCCGCTTTGACCGCTGCACGGAGAAGGGCGGCATGGACGGCGTGGTCCTCTCCTTTTTGAGCTGA
- a CDS encoding metallophosphoesterase — MALYAIGDLHLSLAVNKSMEVFGDGWANYVERIRQAFSRLGPDDVTVLCGDTSWGISLEEAAEDFRLIDSFPGKKLLLKGNHDYWWNTASKMKAFFAREGITSLEILHNNCFFYGDYALCGTRGWFFEEDQKDQDAKVLNREVGRLETSLQAAGDRKKLCFLHYPPLYQGYQCPEILKKLQEYQVAQCYYGHLHGASHRLAIQGSRFGTDFFLVAADYLGFIPKKICD, encoded by the coding sequence ATGGCGCTTTACGCCATCGGCGATCTGCACCTGTCTCTTGCGGTCAACAAATCCATGGAGGTCTTTGGGGACGGGTGGGCCAATTATGTGGAACGTATCCGCCAGGCTTTTTCCCGGCTGGGACCAGACGATGTGACCGTTCTCTGCGGCGACACCTCCTGGGGCATCTCACTGGAGGAGGCGGCGGAGGACTTTCGCCTGATTGACAGCTTTCCGGGGAAAAAGCTGCTGCTTAAGGGAAATCACGACTACTGGTGGAACACGGCCTCCAAGATGAAGGCCTTTTTTGCGCGCGAGGGCATCACCAGTCTGGAGATCCTGCACAACAACTGCTTTTTTTACGGGGACTACGCACTGTGCGGCACACGGGGCTGGTTCTTCGAGGAGGACCAGAAGGATCAGGACGCCAAGGTGCTCAACCGGGAGGTTGGACGGCTGGAAACCTCCCTGCAGGCGGCCGGAGATCGGAAAAAGCTCTGCTTTTTACACTATCCGCCCCTGTATCAGGGGTATCAGTGCCCGGAAATCCTGAAAAAGCTTCAGGAGTATCAGGTGGCGCAGTGTTATTACGGCCATCTCCACGGCGCAAGCCACCGCCTCGCCATCCAGGGTTCCCGGTTCGGAACGGACTTTTTCCTGGTGGCGGCCGACTACCTTGGGTTTATTCCAAAAAAAATTTGCGATTAA
- the tig gene encoding trigger factor: MSVKSCEKLEKSIVALTVEVSADDFEAAVNKAYLKARKKISVPGFRPGKATRKIIEGMYGTEVFYSDAVDIALPDAYEAAVEAEKLSVVGYPTVELEGEVTKDGFTFKATVPVYPEVKLGQYKGLSAPKAEVKVTAADVDSRIKELSDRNTRLVSVERPVENGDTAVIDFEGFDNGVAFDGGKGENYPLEIGSGSFIPGFEEQVVGMNVGEEKEINVTFPEDYQKDLAGKAVVFKVKVNEVKVKEAPSLDDEFAKDVSEFDTLKELKADLKKKIAAEREEAATRSFEDALMSKVADGIECDVPDAMVDSQVEKFVENFKSQIQAQGIPYEQYLKMTGSEEQKLKDDAREPAQRQVRLDLAVAAIINEEKLEATDEDVEAEYKNLSEKYSMDVEMVKKYLPREQIEAQVLNEKAIAVVRDSATAEPVEEKKKKAPKKKDEGGEEGGEKPVKKSAKKSAKKEEKEPEPTEEQK; encoded by the coding sequence ATGAGTGTGAAAAGTTGTGAAAAACTGGAAAAAAGTATAGTCGCGCTGACCGTCGAGGTGAGTGCAGACGATTTTGAAGCTGCTGTCAACAAGGCCTATCTGAAGGCCCGTAAGAAGATCAGCGTCCCCGGCTTCCGCCCGGGCAAGGCGACCCGCAAGATCATTGAGGGGATGTACGGCACCGAGGTCTTTTATTCTGACGCAGTCGATATCGCGCTTCCCGACGCCTATGAGGCTGCGGTGGAAGCGGAAAAGCTGAGTGTTGTGGGTTATCCCACCGTGGAGCTGGAGGGAGAGGTCACAAAGGACGGCTTTACCTTCAAGGCCACCGTCCCCGTTTATCCCGAGGTCAAGCTGGGACAGTATAAGGGCCTCTCCGCGCCCAAGGCTGAGGTGAAAGTCACCGCCGCTGATGTGGATAGCCGCATCAAGGAGCTCTCCGACCGCAACACCCGCCTCGTGAGCGTGGAACGTCCTGTGGAGAACGGCGACACCGCTGTCATCGATTTCGAGGGCTTTGACAACGGCGTTGCATTCGACGGCGGCAAGGGAGAGAACTATCCCCTGGAGATCGGCTCCGGCAGCTTCATCCCCGGCTTTGAAGAGCAGGTCGTGGGCATGAACGTGGGTGAGGAGAAGGAGATCAACGTCACCTTCCCTGAGGACTACCAGAAGGACCTGGCCGGCAAGGCGGTGGTCTTCAAGGTCAAGGTCAATGAAGTCAAGGTGAAGGAAGCCCCCAGCCTGGACGACGAATTCGCCAAGGATGTGTCTGAGTTCGACACCCTGAAAGAGCTGAAGGCCGATCTGAAGAAGAAGATTGCCGCCGAGCGGGAAGAGGCGGCCACCCGCTCCTTTGAGGATGCTTTGATGTCCAAGGTGGCCGACGGCATTGAGTGTGATGTGCCTGACGCCATGGTGGACAGTCAGGTGGAGAAATTCGTGGAGAATTTCAAGTCTCAGATTCAGGCCCAGGGCATTCCCTATGAGCAGTATCTGAAGATGACGGGCTCTGAGGAGCAGAAGCTCAAGGACGACGCCCGTGAGCCCGCCCAGCGCCAGGTTCGCCTGGATCTGGCCGTTGCCGCCATCATCAACGAAGAGAAGTTAGAGGCCACGGATGAGGACGTGGAGGCCGAGTATAAGAACCTTTCTGAGAAGTACAGCATGGACGTGGAGATGGTGAAGAAGTACCTGCCCCGCGAGCAGATCGAGGCCCAGGTGCTCAACGAGAAGGCCATTGCCGTGGTCCGCGACAGCGCCACTGCGGAGCCTGTTGAGGAGAAGAAAAAGAAGGCGCCCAAAAAGAAGGACGAGGGCGGCGAAGAAGGCGGGGAAAAGCCGGTCAAAAAGAGCGCCAAAAAGAGCGCCAAGAAGGAAGAGAAGGAACCGGAGCCGACCGAAGAGCAGAAATAA
- a CDS encoding ATP-dependent Clp protease proteolytic subunit, which yields MSLVPYVVEQTNRGERSYDIFSRLLNDRIIFLGEEVNATTASLVVAQLLYLEAQDPDKDISLYINSPGGSVTDGMAIYDTMQYVKCDVSTICVGMAASMGAFLLSSGAKGKRLVLPNAEIMIHQPSAGTQGQITDMAIHLKRLETIKKKMNHILAENTGRTVEEVTAACERDNFMSAEEAKEFGLVDRIIYKK from the coding sequence ATGAGTTTAGTACCTTACGTAGTAGAACAGACCAACCGCGGCGAGCGGTCTTACGACATCTTTTCCCGCCTGTTGAATGACCGCATCATCTTCTTGGGAGAAGAGGTCAATGCCACCACTGCCAGCTTGGTCGTGGCGCAGCTGCTGTATCTGGAGGCCCAGGACCCGGACAAGGACATCAGCCTCTATATCAACAGCCCCGGCGGTTCTGTTACAGACGGTATGGCGATTTATGACACCATGCAGTATGTCAAGTGCGACGTGTCCACCATCTGTGTGGGCATGGCCGCCAGCATGGGAGCGTTTTTGCTCTCTTCCGGCGCAAAGGGCAAGCGCCTGGTGCTGCCCAACGCGGAGATCATGATTCATCAGCCCTCCGCCGGCACCCAGGGCCAGATCACCGACATGGCCATCCACCTCAAACGCTTGGAGACCATCAAGAAGAAGATGAACCACATCTTGGCCGAAAACACGGGCCGGACGGTGGAGGAAGTGACCGCCGCCTGCGAGCGCGACAACTTTATGAGCGCGGAAGAGGCCAAGGAATTCGGCCTGGTGGATCGGATCATCTACAAGAAATAA